A genomic region of Sulfobacillus acidophilus DSM 10332 contains the following coding sequences:
- a CDS encoding DrsE family protein (PFAM: DsrE/DsrF-like family~InterPro IPR014865~KEGG: min:Minf_0779 DrsE family protein~SPTR: DrsE family protein) has protein sequence MSILVVLTTGKEAFVRANAIMQMTLMIRKTSGQPVEFLALGPGVEVFRSNQKNSPQFGQMLEQMKEAGITLAVCEMSLENLGLKRDQMFEANIVRGGVEVAQRIQEGYTVLTF, from the coding sequence ATGAGCATCTTAGTGGTCTTAACGACTGGGAAGGAAGCATTTGTGCGTGCGAACGCGATTATGCAAATGACTTTAATGATCCGCAAAACCAGCGGGCAACCCGTGGAATTTTTAGCATTGGGACCCGGCGTTGAGGTCTTTCGGTCAAACCAGAAGAACTCGCCGCAATTTGGCCAAATGTTGGAGCAAATGAAAGAAGCGGGCATCACCTTAGCCGTATGTGAAATGTCCCTAGAAAACTTGGGACTCAAGCGGGATCAAATGTTTGAAGCGAACATCGTGCGTGGCGGGGTGGAAGTGGCACAACGCATTCAAGAAGGTTATACGGTGCTGACGTTTTAA
- a CDS encoding Ribonuclease H (PFAM: RNase H~COGs: COG0328 Ribonuclease HI~InterPro IPR002156~KEGG: bbe:BBR47_10730 ribonuclease H~PFAM: Ribonuclease H~PRIAM: Ribonuclease H~SPTR: Ribonuclease H): MTYHVYTDGACRNNQAPGGQPGGWACVFVDGPEYSGFDPRTTNNRMELTAVIEALKHTEKGAEVVVHSDSAYVINAFLQNWFQGWERRGWKNAKGDPVENQDLWKTLRQLVEERRVTWIKVKGHAGDRFNERADQLAVEAIRQGLGGKDTH, from the coding sequence ATGACGTATCATGTATATACGGACGGAGCCTGTCGCAATAACCAGGCGCCCGGCGGACAACCGGGCGGGTGGGCCTGCGTTTTTGTTGATGGACCGGAATATTCCGGGTTTGATCCCCGGACCACCAATAATCGCATGGAACTGACGGCCGTTATCGAGGCGCTCAAACATACCGAAAAAGGTGCCGAGGTGGTCGTGCACAGCGATTCGGCATATGTGATTAACGCGTTTTTGCAAAATTGGTTTCAAGGCTGGGAGCGTCGGGGCTGGAAAAATGCCAAGGGTGATCCGGTCGAAAATCAAGATTTATGGAAAACGCTCCGGCAATTGGTTGAGGAGCGCCGGGTGACATGGATTAAAGTCAAGGGCCATGCCGGCGATCGTTTTAATGAACGGGCGGATCAACTGGCGGTAGAGGCCATTCGGCAAGGATTAGGCGGGAAAGATACCCATTGA
- a CDS encoding acyl-CoA dehydrogenase domain-containing protein (PFAM: Acyl-CoA dehydrogenase, C-terminal domain; Acyl-CoA dehydrogenase, middle domain~COGs: COG1960 Acyl-CoA dehydrogenase~InterPro IPR006091:IPR006090~KEGG: bts:Btus_1131 acyl-CoA dehydrogenase domain protein~PFAM: Acyl-CoA oxidase/dehydrogenase, type 1; Acyl-CoA oxidase/dehydrogenase, central region~SPTR: Acyl-CoA dehydrogenase domain protein), which yields MDHISYAYGTNHFDQDQELKAVLRHFWADHNVHWSTLSQFGQWAGQEIYEAVYHIDHEAPPVLIAHDLDGQRIDRVRLSPAEKRILTETAWIMASPYQGQGWPYHYALLYLVGDPGIGCILTITGQTVYALNKYAQGIPDQARIQSDLLSGKAWGATWMTESQGGSDLGANQTVAEPRGDVWLLTGDKYFASGAGLNDYAITTARPQGFPAGPKGLALFLLPRLNPKGTLNYHVRRLKDKSATRAVPSGEVELNGSEAYLIGNAAEGIYYTLENLTVSRLANAVAAMATGKKAHLEVLGRVARRTSFGRLLRDHPLIRRDLTDLAVRSAAGLALTFYGIEKFDASWRDRPPYTDRYHLTRFITHLAKNRTADHAAAMTQMGMELFGGLGFLEEYAVARWHREALITPIWEGPSNIQALDFLETIQRHKVQDSFLDDLGTRLERAGTSVATQAMAVLEERLSRLASLNGREAQWYAKDGLTVIADAAQVALLYSMAQDQGERYAKLAELYAARFLDHQEYPAWVDTDQDVWGGERHA from the coding sequence GTGGACCATATTTCTTATGCGTACGGCACGAATCATTTTGATCAAGACCAAGAACTAAAAGCGGTATTACGCCATTTTTGGGCGGACCATAATGTCCATTGGTCGACGCTTTCCCAATTCGGCCAATGGGCAGGCCAAGAGATTTACGAGGCGGTATACCATATTGATCATGAGGCGCCTCCCGTCCTGATTGCACATGACCTGGATGGTCAACGCATTGACCGGGTGCGATTGAGCCCGGCGGAAAAACGGATTCTGACGGAAACGGCCTGGATTATGGCCTCTCCGTATCAGGGTCAGGGATGGCCTTACCATTATGCTTTACTCTACCTTGTCGGGGATCCGGGAATCGGGTGCATTTTGACGATTACCGGCCAAACGGTCTATGCGCTTAATAAATACGCCCAAGGGATCCCAGACCAGGCGCGAATTCAATCGGACCTGTTGTCCGGGAAGGCTTGGGGGGCGACTTGGATGACCGAGTCGCAAGGCGGAAGTGATCTGGGAGCCAACCAGACGGTTGCCGAACCTCGGGGAGACGTGTGGCTTTTGACCGGCGACAAATATTTTGCCAGTGGGGCCGGATTAAACGATTATGCCATTACCACTGCCCGCCCGCAAGGCTTCCCGGCCGGTCCGAAAGGATTGGCCCTCTTTTTATTGCCGCGCCTTAACCCGAAAGGGACGTTAAATTATCATGTCAGACGCCTCAAAGATAAAAGTGCGACGCGCGCGGTACCTTCCGGGGAAGTCGAGCTGAACGGCAGCGAGGCTTATCTTATCGGGAATGCCGCCGAAGGAATTTATTACACCTTGGAAAATCTGACGGTATCACGACTGGCCAACGCGGTGGCGGCCATGGCCACGGGGAAAAAAGCGCACCTCGAGGTGTTGGGACGGGTGGCCCGGCGAACGAGCTTCGGTCGCTTATTGCGCGACCATCCGCTGATTCGTCGCGACCTAACCGACTTGGCGGTGCGATCGGCCGCCGGGCTCGCCTTAACGTTTTATGGGATCGAAAAATTCGATGCCTCTTGGCGGGATCGACCGCCGTATACGGACCGGTATCATCTCACCCGATTCATCACGCATTTGGCCAAAAATCGGACGGCGGACCATGCGGCGGCGATGACTCAGATGGGCATGGAACTTTTTGGGGGACTGGGGTTTTTAGAAGAATATGCCGTGGCCCGTTGGCATCGAGAAGCCCTGATTACCCCGATTTGGGAAGGCCCCAGTAACATTCAAGCGTTGGACTTTTTGGAGACGATCCAACGGCACAAGGTGCAGGACTCCTTTTTGGATGACTTGGGAACGCGCTTAGAACGGGCGGGGACGTCGGTCGCCACACAGGCGATGGCCGTGTTAGAAGAGCGGCTTAGTCGGCTGGCGTCGCTGAACGGACGGGAAGCCCAGTGGTATGCCAAAGATGGCCTGACCGTGATCGCCGATGCCGCTCAAGTCGCCCTATTGTATAGCATGGCGCAAGACCAAGGGGAGCGCTATGCCAAATTAGCGGAACTTTATGCCGCCCGTTTTTTGGATCATCAGGAATATCCGGCGTGGGTTGACACCGATCAGGACGTTTGGGGGGGAGAACGTCATGCGTAA
- a CDS encoding fatty acid desaturase type 2 (PFAM: Fatty acid desaturase~InterPro IPR005067~KEGG: bts:Btus_3008 fatty acid desaturase type 2~PFAM: Fatty acid desaturase, type 2~SPTR: Fatty acid desaturase type 2), with protein sequence MNLSATLDDLYQRHLTSTTRAQWDYHDLLPWERGRNFQTEAWALGQGSLTPALTIAVETALLTEINLPWFTAGLKEMFASGPLALKAFIKTWTAEEDQHSRILDVYLSLSRNGDPVRRAQLRKHVLTEGYEIEGQSGFAVMVYTTLQELATRVFYQNLANAVNDLDRALSRILRAMAKDETLHFAFYRDAVKAYLDDDPGRLETVCEIIPRFRMPGATMPDFAARMRLIAENGGYGAEEYLTEVLDPLLRAWDVWDRDVPARVGDSRRALEIYRTRLDRIVRRRQGKEA encoded by the coding sequence ATGAATTTATCCGCCACACTGGATGATCTCTACCAGCGCCATTTAACCTCGACGACACGTGCCCAATGGGACTATCATGATCTATTGCCTTGGGAACGGGGACGAAATTTTCAGACGGAAGCCTGGGCTTTAGGTCAAGGAAGTTTGACTCCGGCGCTGACGATAGCGGTGGAAACCGCTCTTTTAACGGAAATTAACCTTCCTTGGTTCACGGCCGGCCTCAAAGAAATGTTTGCCTCCGGGCCCCTGGCGTTAAAGGCCTTTATTAAAACATGGACGGCGGAAGAAGATCAGCATTCGCGGATTCTGGATGTGTACCTGTCCTTGAGCCGTAATGGCGATCCCGTGCGGCGAGCCCAATTGCGTAAGCACGTGTTAACCGAAGGCTATGAAATTGAAGGACAAAGCGGATTTGCGGTCATGGTCTATACGACGCTGCAAGAATTGGCCACCCGAGTTTTCTACCAAAATTTAGCGAACGCCGTGAATGACTTGGATCGAGCGCTCTCTCGTATTCTCCGCGCGATGGCTAAAGATGAAACCTTACACTTTGCTTTTTACCGCGATGCGGTGAAAGCCTATTTGGATGATGATCCGGGTCGGCTGGAGACCGTGTGTGAAATCATTCCGCGGTTTCGGATGCCGGGGGCGACGATGCCCGATTTTGCCGCTCGGATGCGCCTTATCGCCGAAAATGGCGGTTATGGAGCCGAAGAATATTTGACGGAGGTTTTGGATCCGCTGTTACGGGCTTGGGATGTCTGGGACCGGGACGTCCCCGCCCGGGTTGGGGATTCCCGACGCGCACTGGAAATCTATCGCACCCGCCTTGACCGAATCGTTAGACGGCGTCAGGGAAAAGAAGCGTAG
- a CDS encoding hypothetical protein (KEGG: bbe:BBR47_26190 hypothetical protein~SPTR: Putative uncharacterized protein), protein MKLLAIDDFITRLHDLIRDLGIEADVLLLGTSRTGQIIEGLKMAHMPRQAVFLGFPHPNEPLGELIMEAIVQEAAIRQSPKNQADWYLVPVWDVDGARINQSWWSHTISIERMIDHWYRPAPSQQVEWTFPLHYQDIRFDHPLPETEAVRRLIDLARPELLVSLHNGVFPGAYALVSPHGARLASKIREVFHTHGLNPLRNCPIPYVETLAEGVFGLPYAHLEIDHLRRLDQQDSPVDYDNGGASFDYVDASCLSLVMELPLFEWIEGTMPVFPGGRRDLVARQITWWESLEQDLINAFADPTLLHSDHPLLSSPRYFYRRRKSDLATIKQRLADAFAHDDPPERADLQNYMATLLTVSTQYSQLLRGGGPDMPMAQCSRLELETLANAHLRTVEAGTIINTGRDFIRLLLDDM, encoded by the coding sequence TTGAAGCTTCTCGCGATAGACGATTTTATTACACGCCTCCACGACCTCATCCGAGATTTAGGAATTGAGGCGGATGTGCTCCTTCTGGGGACCTCCCGAACCGGACAGATCATCGAGGGACTTAAAATGGCTCACATGCCCCGTCAGGCGGTATTTCTGGGTTTTCCTCATCCAAACGAACCTCTTGGGGAACTCATTATGGAAGCCATCGTTCAAGAGGCCGCCATTCGGCAGTCACCCAAAAACCAGGCCGATTGGTATCTGGTGCCGGTCTGGGATGTTGATGGCGCCCGGATCAATCAATCCTGGTGGTCTCATACGATTTCTATCGAACGAATGATTGACCATTGGTATCGCCCGGCTCCCTCGCAACAAGTCGAATGGACCTTTCCGTTGCATTACCAAGACATTCGTTTCGATCACCCGTTGCCCGAAACCGAGGCCGTGCGGCGATTAATTGACCTGGCGCGTCCGGAGTTGTTGGTATCGTTACATAACGGCGTGTTCCCAGGGGCGTATGCATTGGTGTCTCCCCACGGTGCTCGGCTGGCTTCAAAAATTCGTGAAGTGTTCCATACGCACGGCCTAAACCCCCTAAGAAATTGCCCGATACCCTACGTGGAAACTTTGGCCGAAGGAGTTTTCGGACTTCCGTACGCGCACTTGGAAATTGATCATCTCCGTCGTCTTGATCAACAAGACTCGCCCGTCGATTATGACAACGGCGGCGCCAGTTTCGATTATGTCGATGCTTCCTGCCTGTCTCTCGTCATGGAACTGCCGTTATTTGAATGGATTGAGGGAACGATGCCTGTCTTTCCCGGCGGTCGGCGTGATCTCGTTGCCCGGCAAATCACCTGGTGGGAGTCGTTGGAGCAGGATCTCATAAACGCCTTTGCCGATCCCACCCTCTTACACAGCGACCATCCCCTCCTGTCGTCTCCCCGATATTTTTACCGCCGACGTAAGTCCGATCTGGCCACCATTAAGCAACGGTTAGCCGACGCCTTCGCCCACGATGATCCACCAGAAAGGGCCGACCTGCAGAATTATATGGCGACGTTATTGACCGTATCCACGCAATACTCACAACTATTGCGTGGCGGTGGACCGGATATGCCCATGGCCCAGTGTTCCCGGCTTGAGCTGGAAACGTTGGCCAATGCCCATCTCAGGACCGTGGAGGCGGGCACCATTATCAACACGGGACGAGACTTCATCCGTCTTCTTTTGGATGACATGTAG
- a CDS encoding transcriptional regulator, MerR family (PFAM: MerR family regulatory protein; MerR, DNA binding~COGs: COG0789 transcriptional regulator protein~InterPro IPR000551:IPR015358~KEGG: aac:Aaci_2851 transcriptional regulator, MerR family~PFAM: Transcription regulator MerR, DNA binding; HTH transcriptional regulator, MerR~SMART: HTH transcriptional regulator, MerR~SPTR: Transcriptional regulator, MerR family): MKAVNARRRSKRYTINELSEIFDVTPRTLRHYEDLGLLAPERRGNQRLYRERDRVRVQLILRGRRLGFGLKEIQEMLDLYDADPTEITQLQDVIKRGDAKLAAIQAQMEELATIRAELLELRAKMQQRLDDILQRKDD, from the coding sequence ATGAAAGCGGTCAATGCCCGTCGGCGTTCCAAACGGTATACCATCAACGAGTTAAGCGAGATCTTTGACGTGACACCAAGAACCCTCCGTCATTACGAAGACTTGGGGCTTTTGGCTCCCGAACGCCGGGGCAATCAACGATTATATCGTGAACGTGACCGGGTCCGTGTGCAATTGATTCTGCGTGGCCGCCGTTTAGGTTTTGGATTAAAGGAAATTCAGGAGATGTTGGATCTCTACGATGCCGATCCCACCGAAATCACCCAGCTGCAGGACGTCATCAAGCGCGGGGATGCGAAACTTGCGGCAATTCAAGCCCAAATGGAGGAACTGGCCACTATCCGAGCCGAGCTTTTGGAGCTCCGGGCCAAAATGCAACAGCGTTTAGACGATATATTGCAACGGAAGGACGATTAG